TCATGGTGATATCTGAGCAAACAAGTTTAAGAAGAGCCAGAATCTCACAGGTAAGGTGATCAATGACATTATTACCACAGAAAGGTAGCACCATTGTCAAGACTGTTTGCACTAGAGAGTTCAGACTGCCTATGACCCACGACCACACAGCCATGTGCACATATAACACCTTGTTCATGATTATAGGGTACCTCAGTGGATTGCAAATGGCTGCATACCTATCATAGGCCATCACAGCCAGGAGGACACACTCTGTAGAGCCCAAGCCAAGGGAAATAACCATTTGTAGAGCACAACCAAGGAAGGAGATGGATTTTCTCTCTGACATAAACATGATGAGCATTTGAGGAATGGATGAGGATGTGTAGCAGATGTCCAAAAAAGAGAGATTCCCaagaaaaaagtacatggggGTATGGAGTCGAGAATCCAGGACACTAATGATAATGAGCAGACTGTTTCCCAGGAGGATGATCAAGTACATAATGAGGCAGAGCACAAACAGGAAAAGCTGGAGTTCTGGATACTGGGAAAGTCCCATGAGAAAGAATTCTGTCACCGCAGAGTAATTTCCCATCTTCACCTACTCAGCTCACCTGCAGAATTTATATAAGTACATGACTGAAGAAAACTTAGGTTTTTCATCACGATTCATAGGATAACTTTCACATGTATTATCTTCTTTGGTTCTTAAGAAAGTTCCCAAAATCAGCAATGGTAGGGCTATTATGTTTTCACTAATtatgaaagagacacagagacaggcaatATTGCTTAGCATCAAATGGCAGCAGAGACCTAGAATTGTACTAGGGAGTATCATGTTTCCAATTGTATGTAATCTCAGGTCAAACTTCTTTTAAGCGTGGTCCTATAGGTATTTTTTATTACTAGGCTAATGTCAGCTAGAGACCAATAATGTTTTGTGAATTACATTAGATGGAATCTTCTGGATGATATAGTAGATAGCTCCAATATGTCACTGatagatgaatatatataataaattacataataaaatataactattttAAGTTTATGATCATattcaataaattatatttttaagtcCAGTTTACTGACAATGAAAAAgttgatttaattaaaattttttagatgACTTAGATGTGgtagtacacacatttaatttcagcacttggttGGCCAAGACCAAGACATAGACAGAGGCAtaatgaatctctgtgagtttgaggctagcctggactactcAGCAATGTCCAGACCAGTCagagttacataatgagaccctgtctcaaaaaaaactttCTTATTTTAGAGTAAGAGGATTAAAgttatgctggttttttttttttcagcctggaATCCACTCTCCTTTAACTGCAACCACCAAGGACTACATTTCTCCTTTTTACAATTTCCTAGTTGCTTTAAattctctattttttctcttcCACTTGCCTCTTagacttaatttttgttttaccaAATAAGCTAATCTAGTTTCATATGTAATTACTAGTATATACTTTAATTTCAATTTTCGTATTTGTTGCTTTAAGTGACATTCCAAGATATTCCACAATGGTTTTGCTTGGGCTATGAAGCTTTTGTATGTGATGAAATTGATGGCTAATTTTTGAGCACTTTTTTGTAACCTAATTATACTGTTGCAAGCTGATCGAGTACTTTAGCTCATTAAGCCTGGCTATAGAAACCAGTAGACCGGATTGTGTCTCACAGACTCCCACACTACTTCTCAGCAAGAAAAGAGTATTAGGAAGAAGTTCCTTCTTGCTGGGTCAAACTTGATAGCAAGCGTCCCTTGTTTTACTTTTAGTTGTAAGTGTGCTATAGAAGCCTGGACCACAGCCTCCTCCTGTAAACCTTGCATAGTTATTGGGATTAGTATCATCAAGAATAGTGATGTGAGGATCCTCCCCATCTGACTTGCTTCTACTAACCATGCACCTGGAATCCTCTAGCCTTGGTTTTCATCTGCCAATCAACACACACTTTAGAGTCTTAAGTGGTCTAGTCcttactttttcttccatttccacATGGCTTATCTTTCTGTTCCATTTTGTCCACTTAAAACTGTAGCCCTACAACATTAAAGACTCAACCTTGTGTTGTTTCCCCCATATTTACTTTTTAGGGTGTCTAAAAACAGGATGATAAACTAATTATATAAAGGAGTGTACCCTGTAGCTTACCACCCCGTCACAACTTCTGTTTCCAGGGTTGTGCCAGAatgaaattcttttcttcttctgatcATATTCTTATCCCATATCACACATTTCCTTGGCTCTTTTGTATCCACAGAGCTTTACGACATGGGTGAAGGGCTTACTGCTTGGCTGGTTGTAGGTAAGGGCACCCTCATCTTCTTATGTGGAACAGAACTGGAAAAacattttctctccatttccttTCCAAGTCCATTCTTTTCCCATAGAGAATATCACCCGGACAGCGATTCTGGCAAAGGTTAAAACAGAAATGATGGCAATTGGATCTTAGCACATTAGGAAATACTCTTTTCTCCTTGTACTTTACTTTGCTATCTAGCCACACAACGACCGACAACCACAGCGGAAAAAGTGAAGGCTGAATTTTTGATTttagagaaagggaaaataaagGGAAGATTAAAGACAGAGTACTTACAAGTGTGAATACAGAAGCTGTGTAGAATGGCAGTGGGGCTGTTGATGACACAGGGGTGAAGGGACTGTGgcatcttttctttgtttaaaaaatggaTCCAGGCAAGGTAGGATATTGTTTTTAGATAGAGGATGATGCAGAGAAATGGAAATCagtaaacacacaaaacaaactaaaacccacccagcacacacacgcacacaacgCCTGTCTTGATTCCTCACTGCCCTCTTCCCATTTCTGCAATTTCATTGTACTGTGATGAGACCCAGGAAGGAGTTCTTGTCTTCCACAGgtggtttttctctctggtgAATTGTATCAGTTTCTCCTAAAGCACTGATAGAAATAAAATGCAAGGAAAGACAATGTATATGCTATAGTATGCAACCTCAAGGTTAGCCTGTGCAACAATCAGGCTCATTCCTACCTCTCTTGAAATTAGAAAGTTTGAAATCACAAACTATGCCAGGCACACTAGGATTCACAATAGGCTCTGTTGTGAGtattcttttgtttgtattttgctttAAAACAGACACAGGGTTCAGCATGCTTATGGTAGGCACTTAcgcttttaaaaaagtaatttatgTGCTAATaccatatattcatataaaaaacATTATAGTTTATTAAACGAAAATAGACTTTTACCTAAATCTGTCATAGCGAAGacaataaaattctaataaattCAATTTATAGACATGCATACAGGGGACATTAAACTATATGttaaaaattatgtcatttatttttattaattcacaAAATTTCAAATTCATGCCTGAAAATTTAGTATAATATGTGAAACAAacaggttaaaaacaaacaaacaaacaaacaaacaaccccaacaGATTTCTATCAGCTATCTAAGTAGATATCAAAGAGTGTTTGATGGCCCAACAAAATCCTTTCTTGATGTAAACTTTTGATAATTTAGACCTAGGGAAAAAGTCATTAAGATGTTAAAGATGAGTTTTGGCAAACTGTTGATCAGCACAATTCCTACTGATGAGAGTCTAGAGGTGTGTTCCTAAAATTCATTACAAATTTATTAACATTTCCCCCAAACAtctaataatataataaacaaaataaataaccatgtatatgctattattattttaacttaaATTACATTTTAGTAGTTGCTACTATTTTTCCTTCAGGATACAGATACCTTTCATGTGAAGGTCATGGTGTAACAAGGAAAAACACATGGTGTCACATACATAACCCATGAAAATTGTAGTCTTAAGAGAAAGATTAAGGACAATGGATGATGATGCTCACAATAACACACGAATAATAAAACTTTCTGATTCTGTAAACGATGATGACTTTTATATACATGCCTAGAGAAGTTGAGATTTTTATCTATAAAACAGGACTTAAGGTATTAATAATCTaatcttatttttcaaataaattttaattaaccttattttttaattatgagcACCAGAAAGGCCATTTTCAAATTTTCCTCAGAGGAGAACCCAGAACATTGATGTGGGTTCTCTCTAAAATccaaacaggaaacaaaacaaaatggtcaggaacctggagaaagGCTTTATGCTGCTTCTGATACCACGGATGGGTACAGTGCCTTTTGATGCTCTGATTTTACCTGACAAATCTCAGACAGATAGCAGATCAGCAGACAGATCTATACAGCTTCAATTATGGTAAAGTAATTCTCTAACTCAGTATTTAGAATGTGTTCCTGTTTAGCAGTACAGGAAGTAGCGCTGTAACCTTCCAGCAGTGTCACAcacaggggagaaaaagaggagagccTTGTGGttaggaaggagagggggaaacaCCCAGGGAGTGTGGTTTCTGCTGTTCTAGCTCTTCTTTCTGTGGTAGGGAACATTTTGGTTCCTGCTTTTTCAGGCTGTATGGATGTGTGTCTATTGGCTTGGGTGGAGATTGGTCCTTATTATTATGCGTcagcaaaggaagaaacaaaatgtgGGTCATGAAGCATTTGCGCGTCTcccccatgcccctccccctttcagCCAGCAGGAAATTCTAGCACATCctttgtaaagggtgttgttctCTTAGATCCTGACTGCAGCCCAAGGAATCATCTGAGCAGTTTAGCATTCATTCACCCTGTAAGGTTTCTTCAGGAGAACAgtaatgggggggagggggcattttgtgtcttcctttatccagtttttttttttttttttccagttgttgAGCGTGTCTTTGTTCCTGACATGAAAGATGTTTGTCTAAAGAGATGAGTTCCCAGGAGGTCTAGAAGTTAATGCTAAAAGCACAGGGAAGGaagatttctcttttcttttgctttctttcctttccttttttccccccccccccccctctctccagTTCTCACTACTACTCTCAACAAGTGGATATAGAGTACGTACTTTCATTGCTGAGAATACCACCGGAGCTTGATTCTCTTACCTTATGTACTCTTCCTCTGTGCAAAGGCCTACTTGTAGGATTGATTAGAACAAGCAATTCCTCCAATTACTGCTAGGGCATAGCTGTAGCAGCCTTCTGTGGTATCCTTACTAACCTTTCTAACATCAGATAGTATCCTTATCTCCTGTTCTTCTGTTGATAAGGTGTTTTTTTACAAAGTACTGTGTTGCTTCAGAAGAGTTATTATGGGGACAGGAGACTTTATTCAGAGGTGCTGTCAGCTGTACAAACCCTGCACAACACTTAACCCAAGCATGATATAGATAGAAGAGCAGTGCCCA
Above is a window of Arvicanthis niloticus isolate mArvNil1 chromosome 5, mArvNil1.pat.X, whole genome shotgun sequence DNA encoding:
- the Or13d1 gene encoding olfactory receptor 13D1, with the translated sequence MGNYSAVTEFFLMGLSQYPELQLFLFVLCLIMYLIILLGNSLLIIISVLDSRLHTPMYFFLGNLSFLDICYTSSSIPQMLIMFMSERKSISFLGCALQMVISLGLGSTECVLLAVMAYDRYAAICNPLRYPIIMNKVLYVHMAVWSWVIGSLNSLVQTVLTMVLPFCGNNVIDHLTCEILALLKLVCSDITMNVLIMTVASIVLLMIPLLLIFVSYIFILSSILKINSAEGRKKAFSTCSAHLTVVILFYGSALFMYMKPKSKYTKVSDEIIGLAYGIVTPMLNPIIYSLRNKEVKEAVKKILSKYLYLWKI